In Mus musculus strain C57BL/6J chromosome 14, GRCm38.p6 C57BL/6J, the following are encoded in one genomic region:
- the Gm10376 gene encoding uncharacterized protein LOC100042130 isoform X1, producing MGSQAGSFRKASPQTPNIDENEKRIKRLEKLKRDLQNIKNERDILQGILAKYKDLNDRTNFETFMLEMQNNQMMTDLKRMSQDISEALYKCQHLTKENQLYW from the exons ATGGGTTCCCAAGCAG GGTCATTTAGGAAGGCATCACCCCAAACTCCCAACATCGATGAGAATGAGAAAAGAATCAAGAGGTTGGAGAAGCTCAAAAGAGATCTCCAGAacattaaaaatgagagagacatTCTCCAGGGAATCCTGGCCAAGTACAAGGATTTGAATGACAG GACCAACTTTGAGACATTCATGCTTGAGATGCAAAATAACCAGAtgatgactgacctgaagagaatgtcccaggacatcagtgaggccttgtaCAAGTGCCAGCAtttgactaaagaaaatcaattaTACTGGTGA
- the Gm10376 gene encoding uncharacterized protein LOC100042130, giving the protein MGSQAGSFRKASPQTPNIDENEKRIKRLEKLKRDLQNIKNERDILQGILAKYKDLNDRTNFETFMLEMQNNQMMTDLKRMSQDISEALYKCQHLTKENQLYCCRNCHLLIESNLIQHKVRMLWKENRQLLRKQIALEECNIKTKILCKEGSQKIKDEYSRKTNNCGTWK; this is encoded by the exons ATGGGTTCCCAAGCAG GGTCATTTAGGAAGGCATCACCCCAAACTCCCAACATCGATGAGAATGAGAAAAGAATCAAGAGGTTGGAGAAGCTCAAAAGAGATCTCCAGAacattaaaaatgagagagacatTCTCCAGGGAATCCTGGCCAAGTACAAGGATTTGAATGACAG GACCAACTTTGAGACATTCATGCTTGAGATGCAAAATAACCAGAtgatgactgacctgaagagaatgtcccaggacatcagtgaggccttgtaCAAGTGCCAGCAtttgactaaagaaaatcaattaTACTG ctgcaggaactgccacctcctgattgaatctaacctcatccagcacaaagtcaggatgttgtggaaggagaacagacagctgctaaggaagcagattgcattggaagaatgcaacataaaaacaaaaatactatgtaaagaaggcagccagaagatcaaAGACGAATATAGCAG GAAAACAAATAATTGTGGTACCTGGAAGTAA